Genomic DNA from Prunus persica cultivar Lovell chromosome G1, Prunus_persica_NCBIv2, whole genome shotgun sequence:
CCAAACACAAGTTCTTCGGATAGGTTAATCAATAAACAGAACCTTCAGTCCCTGTGAAGCTATAGTTGGAGAACCATAATAGAACTAACCTCAAGAAGTTCATTCAGAATATCAGTCGCTAAAGTTGTAGCCTTCTCAGGAAAGAACCTGCAGGAATTATGTAAATCAAACCTCAGTACAACATCAAAAGGATGAGTACAAGCTGCCCTTCTATTCTAGAGGCAGCAATTGTACATAATTGAATGATTGCAGCCATTATAACAGATAGATCCACGCATAATAACTCATGTTCTGCAATAGTATATTGAGGAATTCAAGCCATCAAAGCTACAAATTAAGTTGAGCTTTGGAACATTTGAAGATTGAGGCGAATTTTTATATCACAGGGAGGAAGATAAAACAACCATGTATCTCCaggaaaagaggaagaaagtgTTCTCAGACACTCAGATATGCTTGTACAAAAGcttaattttgtcaatttactTCACGGCAGTCCTTCATTTGTAACATGATTGCTATTGATAGCAAGAATGTTTCCATAGTGCCaaaaagtacaaaaaaaaacaagttgcaGACCGTGAAAAAAATACTATTTATACGAATTGTCCATTCATCAACGACATATAAATTGCACTGTGTCAATGATTCTATTTTGGGAGATTCACATTAAATTTAGAGGACAAAGACTGCAATTCCGGACAGGCTCTCCACCTCAATCATAAAACTACTAAAGTCAGCAATGGCAACTGCAGGTTCCTGATTTCATAAAACAAGGAAAAGGGGGCTCAAATGCATTTCCCAcccaaaatcaatcaaataagGAAAGATAAATTGCACTGATTTAACCAGAATAACTCAGTAACACTCAAAATGCTAAGCAATCAAGTTCCTCCAACGACccaaaaagcaaaagcaaccCAATTATAGCAAACTAGTCAAACCCAGAAAGGTAAACAACAAACAACGCCcttacttttaaaataaaataaaaaaataaaaaaaccttgTATTTTCCAATTGGgaaaaaagcaaagcaaaaaccctgaagaaaaaaacatcaaaactAGCAAAAAATTGGAACTCACATATTGAGAAATTGGGCGTGGCAGACGAGTGTGTTCCAACCAATAGACGAGTAAAGCTCCACATAGCTCTTCAAGTGCCGCTCTTGGCTCGACATCCATGCAAACACCACCACTAtcccttcaatttcatcactcctcttctttcttccccaATAATACCTACCCCCAAATCCCCACATCTCCTCCTCCTGCAACCAAGAACCAAACTTTTTGCACAATTGCTTGAGATTGAGCTTCAAGAAGCTTACTTTCTTATCTGGGTATCTTTGGAATTTGCAGAGAACTAATTGGGTTCAATTCAATCAAATGGATGAGAAGCGGGGTCTGCTTCTCTGGTTTTCACACCAAGTAAAAGTTTACAGCTTTTTTATACAAGGGAATGGGAGAGGCCAGCTTGGACCCTTTTGGACTTTCTTCTgcaattagagagagagagagagagagcttcatCTGATTTGTCTCGACACTCGGCCACACTTCGCCACAAAAAGCGGGCCAATTTCTGTATGAGCCATTGAACTTATGCCTACAATTGAATTACGCAATTACCCTTGTGTCAAACGTGTCGATGCTTGATTGGATGGTGATGTAAAGGACTCGGGATAGAGCGGGATGGAggtatatatacaaccaaattgccaaatttgtgtttttttcttctgaaaaATCGACatcttatttcctttttctgttcGATTTGTTTGGGGGAGATTAATCGGGGGGGTTGTATGTTGTTGACTTCTTGTCGTTTTCTCGCACTGTTAGAAATCCATCTAAATCCGGTTTGGTTGGTTTGCTATAGACGTAAACGCAAACAAATCGCCTTGTCTTTCCAGTTGAGCTACGCTTCCATGCATTTCGGTCTACGATAGGCAAGAGAAAAGCTAGCCCTAGCTCATTGTTACTcggcaaattttgaaaaacatcCAACACATTGGACGATTTAAAGACATTTTAGACTTTGAGTCTTAGAATTTCAACCACCTGAGGGAGTCTCGACCACGTTGGAGAGAATCTGAGCATTGCTTAAGGATGGTCGAGCCCTTGTCGAGAGGTTCGAGCACTGGTCAAGGGTTCGAGCATTGGTCAATGAGTCGTCGGGTGATTAGATTACTAAATTCTGACCAAAATAGGCTAAAAGTCAATAATGTGCTAATATCATTCTCTATTTTTAGCTTGCTTATGTCTATCCTTTCACGTGTATTCCATAGCCTTTAATATGTTGAAAACGTAAATGATCATTTCTCATATTTACGGCCTCAGGTGAAAATAACACGCACGTGATTTATCTTAGCAAGTTATCTAGCTTTCTAAGGAGGCAGTGAGAAATTTGGATCATTGCCACTACTATCAGGAGGACTTCAAATCTACATAATCTTTGAGGCCCGAATAGTTTAACAAGTCACTGACTAAGCTCCGCTATGAGTTTTTCAAGTGCCTCATTTGTGAGAGGGACGTGCAAACAATCCTGGCCATCAGAATTCCTTTTGGTCTTGACCAACTCATGATCTTTGAATTCTGTCAAATGGGAGTTAAGCGTAAGCTGGCTGCTCACTAGGAAGCGCTCTCGACAGCTTGCATACAGATTATCAACGGGCATACCTGAGAAATCAATACGTATTCAGATAATGTATGATCAATGGATTAGAAAGGTTAAAGCTTCGAAGAGTTCATGTAGGCTTTAATAGCTACTTACCTTCTTCATTAGAATGAGATAGTTGATATTCTGCAAGAACTTTGAACACACTCTGGGCATTGGATGTCAAACTCTGCAAAACTATTGTAGCACTTTTGGCACTTTGGGTGGTGTTTCCATGCGCAAGAATCAGGGGAATGAGCATTCCTTCAATCTTGTATGGTGCAAAGGTAGGAACATGATGCCAGCACCAGTTGAACTGTGTGTGAACCATCTTCTTGTCCCACACTATTAAAGGCAAAGAAGGTGTGATTAAACTTGATGACATATGCAATTCTTTGATGCAGCATTTGTTTCATGCAGACAGTTTGTTATCAATTATATAACAAATTATAGCAAGAATAGACTTACAAAGAGGTGCATTCACATGATCGATAGAGGCCACCATGCGAATATGGGAACAAGAAGCAACTCGTGCAAGAATTTGTTGGGTTTCAGAGTCCCTTAATCCAGGCCCATCGATGTTATGAATGACAACGCATACAAAACATTCGTTTTTCCTTTCCTCATCCAAAAATGCAAGAAGATCATCCATGGATCTAGAACTAAATGGCTGTTGAACTTTGGAAGAGCTCCCAggattctttcttttggatttCAGTTGATCCCACAGAAGTTCAGCTAAGGCTGCCACAACCTATATTTCAAACATTAGATAGCATGTTAACAGAAATGATAATGTTGAGTGTTGCCGTTCACAAATTAGTCTTGAGGGCATATGCCTGTCCTGGGTTTGGGTCTATTTccatttcttctcttccaGGTTTTGTCATATTTTCATACGAGGAAGATGGGCTTGGCCACCTCAGAACAACTTAAGTGCGCTCAAGGTGATCGGCACATTGTTCACAAAGTTCATTGTAGCTTGCGTCTGACATGGTAGGGCAGGAATCAAAAATCATATTGCCAATAAGAATAAACCACACAATTGGCAAATCCAGAAAACTCGCATATTGCTTTGGAACGGGCACAAGCTCTTATGTATGTGTAAACATGATATTATGGGTAAATGAATTATGACTATTTTGTATCCCAAGTAATTAATACctgttttatatttattcCTGGAAGATATCCATTGACAACAACCACAGAATACTCGGTCAATGATGTTGAAGCAAAATCTTCAAGCAAGGCCTTCTTCGATCCAAATCCATACATAAGAAGGCCAAGACCACATCTAAGAACAATAAAATGGGTGAATAAGAACATACAAAATAGATGTTCAACAACAATACAAATAGTATAAGCTAAGAGATAAGTGTAAGACAAAACCACGTGCCCACAAATTAATAACTAAGAAACAATAAATCAAAGGGAAATCTCAAAACTTTAAACTACAATTTATGTCGAAACTGATTCATAAATAACAGGCATCAAGTCCAGAAGTCAATCAATTGCTCAAAGAAAACAATGCAATTCCTTCTGatacaaaaatactagtcCCATTGCCCACCTAATAAATGCATCAGGGCACCAATTGCCATAGGCAATACTCAAGTACAAAAAACACTACAATTTGTAGCATAAGAAGCCAGAaagataatttattttctctatTGGCACAAAAATTAACTTGAAAGCAACCTTCCTACATTAGATCCCAATCTACACAAATGATAATTTAAGAGAAGAGCATTTGAGACATTGCGGATTAATTTACAAGGTAGGAGAATACCTTAGCTCAAAAGCCCATTCAGGGTACGAACTTTTATAACTGTTCATCAATTCCTTGACCTCTTTCTCATGTTTTGGTTCGATTTTAGATACTGCTGCAATCAGTTCCTACACATTAGatgaaaacaaacaataaccaATCAGCCAAAGTTTCAAGGTTGaactaaaacaacaaaagaaatgggAGATTTTGAAGGAATTGAAGGCGACCCAGCATTACCTGTTCGTCAACGACGTCAATATCAGAGAGCTTAGAATGAGATCTCTTGCCGGAGCCACGGAGCTCCTTTGCCAGAAAGTAATTTCTGGACAACCCAAACTCTTCGTTATCGCCATCGTTCATCTCCATGGctttgatttcaatttgatGGTAGCCCCAAAATCACCCCAAGTCTCAACTCAAGGGGCGTGCCCTAATAAAAGCTGCTTCTCCAGTTCTGCATTTTCCCGCTATTTTTCCCTTTCGGTGCGAAAACTGGGCTTGGGCTGAGCATCAGCCCATTAAGCCTTAACAAAACCATTTgtggaaaataaataactagATTTTGTGTTATAGTTATACAATATAAgataatattgtattaatgGTAAATTTGTCATGATTTAAAACCATCCAACTCAACTATTAATCAAAGAAGGGCGACAAACATATGTATCATATCCTCATcctatttaaataaaataaaaacttgcaTGTGCCACATCACATCTTTCACTGTTGTAcactaaataaatacataaatgtATAAATCACGTGATAGGTATATCTCatatagagtccaaaactatgATGCAATCCTTTAATCACGAAACAAGTAATTCAATACGCGTTTTATTATAAAGTTACATCAAGCAACAAATAATGGTTTGCCTATTTTATGCAGGATATTCAATGTTGAAGATTTTAACCCAAGGCTCTTTAATTTGCGGGGTCTGAATTAGTCAACTAAGTTAGAAAATACTCTACAATGAATTTCAGATATTGGATTAGATTAGGAATTTAAGTGGACTAAGAATTGCGCTCGAGGTTGATCACATCTCCATAAGAAAAGAGCTACTTAAACTTCACTTTGTATTATCTCTAACTCATGAACTGGACTAGAATCTTACTGCTACCGTGGTCACAATTAGATTTGATCAAGCCCATCAGAATTTTTGGTGtacttttttcaattaaaatgttGCTTACAAAGTAGCTTTGTATGAtgataaagtttttttttgaggtCACTTTAATGATAAAGTTTGTACACTCAAATTATTGAAGGGGATGAAATGGAGGGTAAATGTttgtaccccaaaaaaaaaaaaaggaggtaAATAGTAAAATGTGAccttttttaaaaggaaaacacaGGACCTACACCCAAAGCGCACGTTAGCACAAGGCAGAGGAGGCAAGGCAAATAGGTTGATTAGGCTTCCACCACTACCGAGCAAACAGCAACAATCACGGAATCATCTGAGAAAACACCATAATCAATACCTATCTTCCTAATAATTCCCCGGGGCACCTCATTGTTCATTAATTTTAATCATTATTTTAATAGCTTTCCATCCCCagtagttttatttatttatttataatcacTGCATGACGACGGCTTAGCATTAATTCCACAAAATCGCAGCAAATTAGGCACGACAAGAAAAACCCAGAAGCCAAAAAACACTCATTTCACTTCTCCGTACGAATAGCCTGAGCAAAAGAAGACCTGGGTTGTGTCCTCAACAGGAGCCACGTTTCGAAAGTTTAAggcttttgggttttgatctgTCTCTGATGATGATCGATCTGTGACGAGGTAAGTGGATATGGTGGGATGAAGGAGAAGACACGAAGGAATGGCTCGGGTAGGAGAATGGGGATTTAAAGGTAGAGCGAAATGGGGCTGTTCGTACAAGAAGACCACTCTCATCGTTTGCTCCATTAACATTGTTGTTGCTCTATATGTTCTTCGTTCTCTCTACGCTTCTCTGTACATCTACTCCGATAGAGATTCACGTCCCAGtacgtctctctctctctctctctctctctctctctctctctctctctgtagcTTGTGATATTATAAGCTTTGTTCAAATCTTGTTGCTTTGAATGGCCCACTTGCTGTTTGAGGTCTTTTTGGGAGAACCCAGTTGCAAATTATGAGGTTCTCAATGTTGAatgtttgtttaattaagGAAATGTTCTGTTAATATATTGGTTCAGCTCTTGAGTACACTCCAGATCAGATTAGGAAAATGGAGGAATCAGTTCGGATTCGAAAAGCAGCTGAACCGGTTGAGCTCATTAGATTGGTAAGATGCATTTTGAGTGTTTGGGTGGTAGATCTGTTGGATTGAATCGGTAGAGCGGTTTGCTGtaacttttttaatttaacGGAGGACTCTTTGTTATGCTCAAAAGGTAAAGGCACTAAAGAAGGAGCTTTCCAGAGAGGTAGCGGTTGAATTGCCACAGTCTTTGAAGCTGAAGATAACCAATGAGATAGTTGAGAGGTTGAAAACCTTGAGGCCCAAAGCAAATGTTACTGAGCAGAGAGGTTAGTGTGCCTGTTTTTTGCTCATCTCTTTTCGTTATCTGCATTTCAAGGCAATCTTTATTTTGCATTAGAATAGTTAATCGTCAAGCAATTGCGCATAAATGGTTTAAACCATAGATCATCTTACAGTGACAGACAACTCTGTCCTTGAAATTGATAAGATTATGaatttatgttttcttctctGTCGAGTTTTCGTCTATGAAATCTTAAACTAAAATTCTCGAAATCGATTCAGCTTTCTTAGCGAAATTATCCCATATCTGTATTCTTTTCAGAAATAGAACTAGAATTTTAGGattgaaggaagaaaaagaattaaaatgagGTTTAGGTAGATTTCGTATGAAGGGGATGTAGAAGGAAAATCCCGCTGTTTGTTTTGTCTCAAGGAACAAATGGCTTTCTGGTATTCTGGTAGCGTGTACATTTTCTCCATATATTATGACAGATCATTGGAAGAAAAGGATTTGAGTGCAAAAGGCTTATTTTAGGCACACCCTGTATTTCTCTAGGCACTACAAATAATTATAACAGATTACAGCAGAAACTTCAAGGTTAATGTGGCTTTTTCAGTGCCATGTTTCTCTTTGGGGTGGGCAGTGCGTGGTGGCCTGGATAATTCTTGTTTCAGTTAACTTAGGAAATACTATAttgatataattttatttttcagcaaGATTGGCCATAGTTTAGATATGTGCACATTTGTGTTTAGTACTTAGACATGCTCCAGAGTGTAAAGTGCTTAGACTTTGTTCTAGTATTCAGTGCTTCTTTCACTTGTACCTTACAAGTTTATAACATTTTCTGTTTAACAATGAAATGCTGGTAAAGCTTTACTCCAACTCATTCTGGAACTTAATTGCATGTAAACGCACCCATATTCTCCTTGTAAACTGCTTTTCCCACTAATTAGCTTGACCTTTTTCTAATCTAtaaactttaatttaaactcaCATGTCCACACTAAGTTCTTTAGAAGCACTTATCAGCTGTTAATAATTAAACTGACCAAATATGACGAGTGTAATGAGATAAAGCATACAAAATATGTGTCATATAATTCGTTATGTTATTGGTTTGTTGCTGGTGGTTATCAACTTCTCTTGTTGATGCTGTTTGCTTAAATAAACAGAATTTGTCGAAAGATGGTGCAAGGAAAAACTGAAGGAAGCTAAGCAGTTGGCTCTTGAGACAAACGcttcaaattcaacaattCTTCATGAGGAAGCAGGTGTGGTCATTATTTGTGAACTgtgtatgtttcttttttggtcaaaataatCTTATTTGTCAATGATGCAGTAGTCTATTGACGGTAATAATTATTGTTTTGACCGAACTCTGGTGTTTTGTATTCtgattttttctctctatAGAAATGCTAGTAAAAGCTTTGGAGTCTAATTGGACAGTGCTGTTGGAAGACATGGGCCTTTGGATACCTGCTGAAATTGTTAACACAGAACATCATGATAAACCTGAGGGTGAAGAGGAGGAGTTAGGTAATTCATTAGTTTATGCTCCTTGCCCTTCTCTCTATTGTAAATAAACCTCCAATtcacattttattttcctttacaAGAATACAAAAGTCATGATACTTATCTGCAAGTGTTGAGAGATTTACTCTATTGTCTGGTAGAGACTTATTCCATGTGTTGATGTATGTattccttttttctctcttgaagatcaaattttgCCGGGAAGGCCGCTTCCACCTGAATGCCATGCGGAAGTTCATACAGATTATGATGGTGCTGCTGTAAGATGGGGGCTTAACCACCACAAAGATAGTGCAGCTGACTGTTGTCAGGCTTGCCTGGATCAAGCTAAACGTGCTAAGCCTAACGAAAAGAGATGTAATATATGGGTATACTGCCCGTCTGAAGGCGGTTGCCATTCTCCAGATATCTATGAGCATAAACTTGGAGAGTGCTGGCTGAAATACGTAAGAATGAAACAACCTCTTCACGACAATGACAcattttgtttacttttcttttaatcTGATTTAAGTTTCGTCCAGATTAGTCTCGATTATGTGGATCCAATCCAGTCtaatatttgttgttttcatttatCAAAATGCAGGCAGAAACGCCCAAACGCAATTTTAAGGACAAGTATCCTGAATCATACAGAAACAACCATCCATCTGCACCACTTGTTGTTCCTTGGGCCTCTGGCATTGTTGGTGCATGATAGGATTTctccagaaaaaaaagaaaaaggacaaACCCTTGTCAATGTAATGTGACCTGCAAAGGCTAACCATGTTCTGGAAATATCACAAAACACACGCATATATAGCTTCACTGGAATCTCTAATCATGGTCTCCCTgggtttatatatttttgttcctatcaaattgttttgtgaaaaatagAAGAGATAGGGAGAAATTCTTTGTAAGAGAGAGTGGGGTGGAGTCACTGAAGGTTAAGGTATGCCCCATGCTGCTTGTTTGTTCACAAGTCATTTTTTTGTAATACGGATTGTCATCGTACGGGTGCCGACGGTTCAAGGTGAAGAAGTCTTGGTCGGAGGCAAAGTGAGCTTTGTTGTTAGACATTGAAACTTTCCCTGTGAatgattgattaattaatgggGAATCTGAATTTCCGTCTCTGAACATTGTGCAACACTCTAATTCTTTTGATAAATATAATGCTCTCTATATTTTCTCAAGGGGACAAGTAACTtgaacaaatttattttccagAGAAGAAAAGTTATTTCTACCAACTCTTATTAAGTGTTACCACAGTACAAAATTGAGGGGTTGCCAATCTGCTACTAATGTCTGactaaatacaaaattaaaaggaaaagaactgactaaatacaaaatgaaaaggaaataaacaAGAACACCAGTACTAGCTTCAGCTTCCCCATTGATAGTTTGGAACTTGACCCCCAATTCACATCTAAGTGCAAGCTTGAAAAAGGTGGCTGTGAGTGGAAACTCGGATTAGGTGCCTCTGAGTGGAAACTTGGATTAGGTGGGATGCTCTGCTCGTTCCTGAAGAAATTTTCTGGATCAACAGCAGTCTTCACCTTCACCAACCTATCAAAATTGTCATTGAAGTACTTCAAGCCATACACCTTCCCTTGTTCATAGCTTCTGTTACCAAATTTATTGACACCAATGTCAAGGTCCCTGTAATTCAAGAAAGCACTCCTTGGGTTCTTGGACACAAATGGGGTCATGAACCTGAAAAGCCTCCTGGTGTCTGTGGTATAATTATTCTCTGCTTCAGCCCCTGCTTCTCCCCAGCTCACTGAGTACTGAACTTTGAACAAGTTACCGGCACGGTGTGGAAAAGGCGTGGCAGAGGCCGGAATCCGACTCATCATCCCACCATATGGATTGAAAACCAAACCTATTTTGCCTATTTCAATCATCTTCTTCCACAGCAATTCCAACCtacttttggaaattgaggtttGAACATAATCAGACTTTCTTTTCAGGAAATTTGCATGATCAGGATTTCTATCAAGCAACACATCAGGGGAGGTCCCATTATCATAGTTATCCCACCAAAGCACAGACTCAATCCAGCTCATCTCCTTACAGTCCTCCTCCTTCAAACCCAACTCAGGAAACTGCTTCCCCAACAATGACACAAGTTGGTCAGCATTACCTAGAAACTCTGCGATGATTGTGGCTTTAACAGTGTTGCTCCCTGGCTGCAGTAGCATCCTCATAAACAGACCGTCATCTGTGGTTGGTGCCACCTCTTGCCACCTCGAAACAAAGTCGGTTGCATTCTCTTCCAACGTTCTCGCAGCCTGGAAAACTGTAACAGTTTCTGGGACAGAAACCAGCTTCAATTTGTATGCAACAATGACACCAAAGCTTCCTCCACCCCCTCCTTTAATAGCCCAAAACAGGTCTTCTCCCATTGCTTTTCTATCAAGAAGTCTCCCCTTAGCATCAACAATCTGAGCATCAAGGACATTGTCAACAGCAAGGCCAAACTTCCTCAACATGTTTCCATAGCCACCACCACTAATGTGCCCTCCAATACCAACTGTGGGACAAACACCAGCAGGAAAGCCATGAACTTTGCTCTTCTCTGAAATCCTATAGTACAATTCTCCAAGTGTGGCTCCAGCCTGAACCCAAACGGAGCTGTCCTCAATGTCTACAGTCACAGACCTGAGGTTAAACATGTCAAGGACAATAAAGGTCTGATCAGACCAGTAAGAAAGGCCCTCATAATCGTGCCCGCCGCTTCGGATTCTCAGCTGTATGCCAAGTTGTTTGGCACAAACAACAGAGGCTTGAACATGAGATGCAGCAGAGGGTGTGACAATGAGGACTGGTTTCGGAGTCGAAGTGGTGTTGAACCTTGAGTTTCTGATGTAGGCTCTTAGAACAGCTGAGTACGAAGGGTTGTTTTGGGCATAGATTATGTTGGACAATTGGGTTGATGATGGGTTTGTGTTGGTGTTTAGGCACTGAAGAAAGTTGTCATAGACAGAAGCTGAGGCTGCCCATGAAGCAGAAACATGAAAAACTAGGAGGACAACAAGTGGAAGCATCATCATCCTAAGCATTGCTTCTCTCATTGTCTTTGACAATTTGTTGTATGTTGTATGTTGCAAGGTTTTGGTCCTATATATACATAGATAAGACCTGTTTGGAAAGGGAATTGTCAACTGtagaaatttaaaatcaattcCTTGGCACAATAGGAAATGTTGACAGAATGGGAAACTCAATTCCAGCAAAACAAACAAGGaaagttttgtttctttttttgtctttcctATCAACAACACTTACTAAATTCTAAAGTTTTTGGGAAATCAGCAAACCCAGCAATATAACACGATCAatccatctttttttttttttgggtaacagGATCAATATGTCTAGTGTTGATAGGAAAAccaacaaagagaaaaagaaaaatcgcgaaaaaaataaaaaggaaaaaaattggggTCTTTATGAAAATTGTAGAAAATTTGGGGtcaaaacataaatttcaaaacttgatTTAATCACACCCAGCCTTTCTTCTTGACAGAGGCTAGGTTTTCACTGTAAAAGTTTCGGCATTCGCTCCACGaactttttaatttaatttaaattctttatcttttttctcgACTGCATCTCCTGCTGCACTTAATTTGCATCTGCTCCCTCGGATGATACCTATTTTTTGttagattggatttcg
This window encodes:
- the LOC18791616 gene encoding origin of replication complex subunit 2 — its product is MEMNDGDNEEFGLSRNYFLAKELRGSGKRSHSKLSDIDVVDEQELIAAVSKIEPKHEKEVKELMNSYKSSYPEWAFELRCGLGLLMYGFGSKKALLEDFASTSLTEYSVVVVNGYLPGINIKQVVAALAELLWDQLKSKRKNPGSSSKVQQPFSSRSMDDLLAFLDEERKNECFVCVVIHNIDGPGLRDSETQQILARVASCSHIRMVASIDHVNAPLLWDKKMVHTQFNWCWHHVPTFAPYKIEGMLIPLILAHGNTTQSAKSATIVLQSLTSNAQSVFKVLAEYQLSHSNEEGMPVDNLYASCRERFLVSSQLTLNSHLTEFKDHELVKTKRNSDGQDCLHVPLTNEALEKLIAELSQ
- the LOC18788623 gene encoding uncharacterized protein LOC18788623, which translates into the protein MARVGEWGFKGRAKWGCSYKKTTLIVCSINIVVALYVLRSLYASLYIYSDRDSRPTLEYTPDQIRKMEESVRIRKAAEPVELIRLVKALKKELSREVAVELPQSLKLKITNEIVERLKTLRPKANVTEQREFVERWCKEKLKEAKQLALETNASNSTILHEEAEMLVKALESNWTVLLEDMGLWIPAEIVNTEHHDKPEGEEEELDQILPGRPLPPECHAEVHTDYDGAAVRWGLNHHKDSAADCCQACLDQAKRAKPNEKRCNIWVYCPSEGGCHSPDIYEHKLGECWLKYAETPKRNFKDKYPESYRNNHPSAPLVVPWASGIVGA
- the LOC109947464 gene encoding berberine bridge enzyme-like 21, coding for MREAMLRMMMLPLVVLLVFHVSASWAASASVYDNFLQCLNTNTNPSSTQLSNIIYAQNNPSYSAVLRAYIRNSRFNTTSTPKPVLIVTPSAASHVQASVVCAKQLGIQLRIRSGGHDYEGLSYWSDQTFIVLDMFNLRSVTVDIEDSSVWVQAGATLGELYYRISEKSKVHGFPAGVCPTVGIGGHISGGGYGNMLRKFGLAVDNVLDAQIVDAKGRLLDRKAMGEDLFWAIKGGGGGSFGVIVAYKLKLVSVPETVTVFQAARTLEENATDFVSRWQEVAPTTDDGLFMRMLLQPGSNTVKATIIAEFLGNADQLVSLLGKQFPELGLKEEDCKEMSWIESVLWWDNYDNGTSPDVLLDRNPDHANFLKRKSDYVQTSISKSRLELLWKKMIEIGKIGLVFNPYGGMMSRIPASATPFPHRAGNLFKVQYSVSWGEAGAEAENNYTTDTRRLFRFMTPFVSKNPRSAFLNYRDLDIGVNKFGNRSYEQGKVYGLKYFNDNFDRLVKVKTAVDPENFFRNEQSIPPNPSFHSEAPNPSFHSQPPFSSLHLDVNWGSSSKLSMGKLKLVLSDISSRLATPQFCTVVTLNKSW